GCCGGCGCCTCCTTGGCCGAGCGGGAAAAGGCCGTGCGCGCCCGCATCCGCGACTACCGCACCATGGCCACGGCCGAAGGCGCCGTCACGGGCGCCGGGGGCTTCCTGCTGGGCCTGGCCGATTTTCCGCTCCTGCTTAGCCTCAAGCTCAAGCTGCTCTTTGACGTGGCCGCGCTCTACGGCTACGACGTGCGCGACTACACCGAGCGGCTGTACCTGCTGCACGTGTTTCAGCTGGCGTTCAGCAGCCAGCACACCCGCAACGAAACCTACCGGCGGCTTGCCAGCTGGGAAACCTACCGCCACACGCTGCCCACCGACGTCCACGAATTTGACTGGCGCACCCTGCAGCAGGAATACCGCGACTACATCGACATCGCCAAAATGGCTCAACTTGTGCCCGTCATCGGCGCCGCGGTGGGCGCCGTGGCCAACTACCGCCTCATCGAGCAGCTCGGCTACATGGCCATGAACTGCTACCGCATGCGGCACTTCGCAGCGGCAGATGCCCGACTGGCTCAAGTTTAGCTCAACAAAAATTCGCGTTCAGCACGACCACGACTGGCGACGCTGACTACTGCGTTAGCATCTTACGCACCTCGGGATTGACTGCTGACGGGTTTAGCCTGTCAGCGATTGCCAAATATTTTCTGGCGCTATCCCTTTGGATAAAATAAGAATATGCTCCTGCCAGCTGACCATATGCCCGTGCGTTTTGGGGAGCAAGCTTTACGCAGTGCTTCAATGCCTCGATACTATTCTGAAGCAGCGCAACGTCCTTAGTTTGAAAAAACATCTGACCGTAGCTCGTAGATAGCCCCTGCCAAGCATTAGCCTCCGTGGGATTCAACGCAAGATATTTTTTGAACAAGGGGACAGAAGCCCGGTACTGCTGCCTCATGCCCAACACACTTGCAAAACCCCAATACACGGTTGCATTGGTGCTATCGAGCAGCCAGGCCTGATTGAACCGCATAATCGCGGTGTCTAATTGTCGCTGCTGAAAATACTCCCACCCTTTACTTACATGGTGCTCAGAAGCCAGCTTCCTGCTAGGAAACTGCTTGTCGCAAGCAGCAAGAAATTCTGTATCTGCCCGGACTTGTTCCGGGCACTTTGGTGCCCTGCCATACATGGGCAACCGGTTAATTCCCTCAGGGCAAGGCTGAAATGAAGTGCTGCATCCGGCAAATAGCAGCAAGCTCAGACATTGGGTTATGGCTTTCATTAGGTGCAAGTTCAGACAAAAAACGGCCGCTCCAGAATCTGGATCGGCCGTTTTTCTACCGAAGCGAAAAGCTGAGGAACTACAGCGTCGCTGCTTCCGCCACGCCGCTTTCCTTCAAGCGAATCAGGTTCAGGGCCGAGCCGGCTTTGAACCACTCAATTTGACCTTGGTTCGACCAATTTCCATTCCCTCTCGCTTAAATCGTGGCGGCGCATGGCCCAAAATTAGACCAGGCACTGTCCACACACTCTAGCCCACCCATTTGCAATAGCTGAAGCAGCCGCTCATTCCGTGGTTTACTGTGCCGACGACACCCACGGGTTCTGGCGGCCCCAGGCTGGATTGGGCACATCGCTGGCTTGCAGCAGCAGCGTGCCGCCTGCCGTGAGTTCCCGGTGCGTTAGCCAGTTGCGAGTGAGGGGCTTCCCATTCAGCCAGGCCTGCTGAATATAGCGGCGCTTCGGCGCATAGTCTTTGGTTTGAATAACCAGCGAGTTTTTGGCGCCGACCTGCATTTTGACCTCCGGAAACAGGGGCAGGCTGAGGTAATATACTGGCTGGCCCACACAGGCCGGCATCAGGCCGCAGGCGGTCAGCACGTACCAGGCCGACATGGCCCCGGCGTCGTCGTCCATGGTGCGCAGGTAAGCCTGGGGCTGGTTTTGGTAGATGCGGCCAATGTAGGGGTCGATGCCCCGGCTGTTGTCGTTGAAGTAGTGCTGCACCACCGTATCGACGGCCAGCTGGTGCAGCAGGGCCTGCGATTTCCAGGGTTCCAGGGTGGCGTTGTAAAGAGCGGGGGCTTGCAGGTCGGTTTCGTTGGCGTGGTTGTAGTAGTCGCCGGCAAAGAACTCGTCGAGCTGCCGGCGAAAAGCCACCTCCCCGCCCATCATCTGCTGCAGGCCGCGCACGTCGAAGGGCACGGCCCAGCGGTACTGCCAGATGGTGCCCTGGTAGAGGCCGCGGGTGGGCAGCCGGTCTACGTCGGGCTTGGTGAGGTCGAGAAAATCCTTGCGCCAGTAGTCTTTGTAGCCCAAGGCTTTCTGGCGGTACTGCGCACTCCCTTTCTTGTCCTTCAGCTCGCCCAGAATCTCGCCCAGCGCCCAGGTATCGTACGATGATTCGAGGGCTTTATCGGGCTGGGAGTAGTCCAGGCGGCGGTTTTCGCTGATGAGCGAGTCGCGAATGCCGCGCAGGTCCACTGCGTAGCCTTTCCGGTAGGCATCCAGCAACACCACGATGGTGTGCTCGGTGCGCACCGTGGGCGAGGGCTCGTGCTGGGTTGCAAAATTCTGCTTGCCGTAGCGGTAGAGGTTGGCCAGCGAACTGGCAATATCCTGAAAATCGGTGGGGTACGCCAGCGAGAGCAGGGGCAGCTGGGTGTGGTAGTTGTCCCACACGGCCCAGCCGTTGTAGATGGGCCGCCGGGCAGTTTGCAGGGTGCCGTCGATGGCCCGGTAGTGCCCATCGGGCTCCGACACCACGTACGGCGACTGCAGCGTGCGGTACAGGAGCGAGTAAAACAGCTTTTCGCGGTCGGGTTCCCCCTGCACCTGCACCCGGCCCAGGCGGGCGTCCCAGGCCTGGCGGCTGGCCCGCCGCACCTCGGCAAACGACCTGGCGGCCTCGGCCTGCACCGCGGCGCGGGCATACTCAACGCTGACGGAGGAAAACGCCACGCGCACTTCCACGTCGGCGGCGCCGGTGGCGGGCAGGCGGGCCACCAGCTGGTGCGCGCTCGTGGGTTCCCACTGCACGGGCTGCGATATTTCGAGGTAGTAATAAAGCCGGTAAGTGCCCACGCTGCAGGTGGTGCCCGACTCCAGCCAGCCGCTCAGGGCAGCGCCCTGCGTGGCGTGCTCCTCCTGCTTGAAGCGGTTAACGAGCGAGTGGCTCAAGTCGAAATACAGGCCCCGGGTGGCACCGGCCGGGAAATGGTAGCGGTGCAAGCCAAACTTCTGGGCCACGGTAAATTCGGCCCCGATGCCGTTGGCGAACGTGACGCCGTAGTAGCCCGGCTCCGCCTGCTCCGTGGCTTTGAGGAGCGTGGTTTGCTGGGGCGTGGCAGTGATAAACGGCTTCACGAGCAGGTTGCCCCCTGCCCCCAGGCACCCCACTCCTTCAAACCGGTTGTGGGTGAAACCCAGAAACGTACGGGCCAGGTGCTCGTAACCGGTGTGGGTGTTGGGGTAGGTCTGCGGCCCCAGGCTGAGCATGCTGAAAGGATAAGAGGCCGCGGGCGAAAGCTGCCCGTGGTCGCCGGACGAGCCCAGAAACACATTAACCTGGGCAGCGGGCGAGAGCGTTTGGGCCAGCGCGGGCCGCGGCAGTAAAAAAAGCAGCACCCAGAAAAAATGCTTCATGCGGGGCATTGGAAGTCCATCTAATAGCGTGTTTGGCGTTTCAGTTTTGTGTCATGCTGAGCTTGCCGAAGCATCTCTACCGCGCAACTAATTAGATTTAGTACAGCGGTAGAGATGCTTCGGCAAGCTCAGCATGACGTTTTAAATAGTCTTTCCATAATCCCTTAGCTCAATAACCGTCCCTCCCCTCCCAGCAGCTTCCCGGCCAAGCCAGAGCTACCGAGAGAACAGCAGTTTATGGCAGCGCTCAGGAACACAAAACTTGACGGCAGCGAGCCTGCTTCTTCCCTATGGGTCGAGGGGGTCGAAGGGGTCGGGCTGCCGGGCCTCGGGCACGGGAAAGCAGCTGGTTTCAAGCTCCGATAGTCGCTTCAGGTCGCGGTAGGGCACGTAGCCCAACTCCTTGCGGCAGCGCTCGGCCATGTCCACAATCGACCGGCTTTGCGAGGCATCCGTAACGATAAGCATGGGCTTATCGGCCGGGAAGCCGAAGGCGTACACTATGCGGGCAGTGTTGCGCAGGTTGGTGGTGGTGTGGCGGGCATGGGGCTCGATGAGGACCGCCGCATCGGGCAGGCCCAGCTTCTCGACCATGTATTTCTTCATTTCTACCGCCTCACAATAAGGCGTTTTGTTTGGGTGCACGTGGCCGCCCGACACTACCAGAAACGGTGCCTGCCCCGCCCGGTAGCGCACCGCCGCCAGCCGGCAACGGAAAGCGCCCAACGAATCGAGGGATACGCCGGCCTGCTCGGGCCCCAGCCCGGGCACCAGAATCAGGCTGTAGGGGAAGCGGGCCCAGTCGGTGTGCGCCACGGCCGCCCGGGGAGCCGCATTGAGCCCGGCACCGAGCGGCTCGTATCGTGCGGCCTCGTCGCGGCCGTTGAGCCGGAGTGCCATCCGGGCCGCTTGCAGCGACAGCGTATAAAAGGCGGCAGGTCGGCGGCGGCTGGATTTGGTGCGGGCCAGCAGTGCCTTGCGGACCGCCTGCGCCAACGCGGCATCGTGGCGCTCAAAGCTGATGGAATCGACCACCGGATAGCGCGGTACCATGCCCGCCAGGTACACCCGCGCGATGCGGTTGAGCCCTTGGGCAGCATCTTGCCAGGCCAGCCGCAGCACGGCGGTGTCGGGCAGGGCAGCATAGCGGGGGTAGCGTCCCGCAGTCCCCAACAGGGGCAGCACAGCCGCGTGCAGGGCGGGGTCGGCCAGGTATAGCCGGTTCAGGGCCTGGCCTATCGCGCGGATTTCCCTGGGCTGCCACACCAGCGAGTCAACGTAGCGCCGCACATTCACAGGACGCCTTTTTAATACCTGGTAGCTACGCTGGGCCTGCCGCCGGGCTACCGCCTGCAATACGGCATCGGTTTGCAGGGCCTGCGGCAGCGTGTGCTGCGCCTCGAAGAGTGCGAGCAGCGGATAAGTTTTGGCCACAATAATGGAATCTGGCCCGGTGAGGCGAGGTCGCATCGGCCCGGACTGGCCATAGCCAGGACAGCTCAGCGTGAGTAGGAGAAGCAGGCTGGAAAGAAGGCGCCGGGTCATGTGCATGCGGTAAGGAGGCGAAGGAAAAGTATGGGTAACGCAAAAGGCCCCTGCCGCAATAGTAATTACAATAATTACCACGGCGGCAGAGGCCTCGTGTGTCAGATGGTGACGGCCGATTAATACCCCGGGTTCTGCGTCAGTTGCCCTTTGCTTAAGTTGAGCTGCGACTGCGGAATGGGAAAGTATTCGTGGGTGCCCTTCACGAAGCGGGCCGTGGAGAGGTAGGTCCGGCGGCTTTTCTCGCGGGCGAAGTGGTCGTTCATCACCTGGTCGGCAATGCCCCAGCGCACCAGGTCGAAGAAGCGGTGGCCTTCCAGGGCCATTTCGAGGCGGCGCTCGGTGCGCACAGCTTCGCGAGCGGTAGCGGGGTCAGTCCAGGGGGCGGTGTACTCGGCCACCTTGTAATTGCCCGCCGGAGTGCCGTTGGCGTTAAGCACCTGGTCGGTGTTGGCCCGACGGCGAATCTGGTTGACGATGGCGCGGGCGCCCTCCAGGTTGCCGGTTTCCACCAGTGCCTCGGCTTTGAACAGCAGCACGTCGGCCAGGCGAATGATGTCGTAGTTCAGCGCACTAACCCAGGGAAACTGGTTCAGGTAGAAGGTGGAGCGGGAGCTCACCATGCGCTTCTTAAAGGCAAACACGCCGTAGGTGCCGGGGTCGCGGGCCCAGGTAGCGGCGTACGGGGCCAGGTCCAGAAACTGAATGCCCGGCCGGCCCACGGCGTGGT
This region of Hymenobacter sedentarius genomic DNA includes:
- a CDS encoding EcsC family protein; protein product: MSIEEQQAFAELQVWQQEMQRPPSFLNRFSRRVQTRLNALLPERVHQAITAAIKHMVRGVLFGSTHTTAQPLAGASLAEREKAVRARIRDYRTMATAEGAVTGAGGFLLGLADFPLLLSLKLKLLFDVAALYGYDVRDYTERLYLLHVFQLAFSSQHTRNETYRRLASWETYRHTLPTDVHEFDWRTLQQEYRDYIDIAKMAQLVPVIGAAVGAVANYRLIEQLGYMAMNCYRMRHFAAADARLAQV
- a CDS encoding glycoside hydrolase domain-containing protein; this encodes MKHFFWVLLFLLPRPALAQTLSPAAQVNVFLGSSGDHGQLSPAASYPFSMLSLGPQTYPNTHTGYEHLARTFLGFTHNRFEGVGCLGAGGNLLVKPFITATPQQTTLLKATEQAEPGYYGVTFANGIGAEFTVAQKFGLHRYHFPAGATRGLYFDLSHSLVNRFKQEEHATQGAALSGWLESGTTCSVGTYRLYYYLEISQPVQWEPTSAHQLVARLPATGAADVEVRVAFSSVSVEYARAAVQAEAARSFAEVRRASRQAWDARLGRVQVQGEPDREKLFYSLLYRTLQSPYVVSEPDGHYRAIDGTLQTARRPIYNGWAVWDNYHTQLPLLSLAYPTDFQDIASSLANLYRYGKQNFATQHEPSPTVRTEHTIVVLLDAYRKGYAVDLRGIRDSLISENRRLDYSQPDKALESSYDTWALGEILGELKDKKGSAQYRQKALGYKDYWRKDFLDLTKPDVDRLPTRGLYQGTIWQYRWAVPFDVRGLQQMMGGEVAFRRQLDEFFAGDYYNHANETDLQAPALYNATLEPWKSQALLHQLAVDTVVQHYFNDNSRGIDPYIGRIYQNQPQAYLRTMDDDAGAMSAWYVLTACGLMPACVGQPVYYLSLPLFPEVKMQVGAKNSLVIQTKDYAPKRRYIQQAWLNGKPLTRNWLTHRELTAGGTLLLQASDVPNPAWGRQNPWVSSAQ
- a CDS encoding YdcF family protein → MRPRLTGPDSIIVAKTYPLLALFEAQHTLPQALQTDAVLQAVARRQAQRSYQVLKRRPVNVRRYVDSLVWQPREIRAIGQALNRLYLADPALHAAVLPLLGTAGRYPRYAALPDTAVLRLAWQDAAQGLNRIARVYLAGMVPRYPVVDSISFERHDAALAQAVRKALLARTKSSRRRPAAFYTLSLQAARMALRLNGRDEAARYEPLGAGLNAAPRAAVAHTDWARFPYSLILVPGLGPEQAGVSLDSLGAFRCRLAAVRYRAGQAPFLVVSGGHVHPNKTPYCEAVEMKKYMVEKLGLPDAAVLIEPHARHTTTNLRNTARIVYAFGFPADKPMLIVTDASQSRSIVDMAERCRKELGYVPYRDLKRLSELETSCFPVPEARQPDPFDPLDP